One genomic region from Vitis riparia cultivar Riparia Gloire de Montpellier isolate 1030 chromosome 17, EGFV_Vit.rip_1.0, whole genome shotgun sequence encodes:
- the LOC117904553 gene encoding probable calcium-binding protein CML15, with protein sequence MAELEVNQIKQLRSIFSRFDMDSDGSLTLLELAALLRSLGLKPSGDQIHSLLANIDSNGNGSVEFDELVSAIMPDMNEEILINQQQLLEVFRSFDRDRNGYITAVELAGAMAKMGQPLTYRELTDMIREADTNGDGVISFNEFSSIMAKSAGDFLGLTLL encoded by the coding sequence ATGGCGGAGCTTGAAGTTAATCAAATCAAGCAGCTAAGATCCATATTTTCGCGCTTTGACATGGACTCTGATGGCAGCCTGACCCTTCTGGAGCTTGCGGCGCTGTTAAGATCATTGGGACTCAAGCCCTCAGGCGATCAAATTCATTCCCTGTTAGCTAACATAGACTCAAACGGTAATGGGTCGGTGGAATTTGATGAGTTGGTGAGTGCCATAATGCCTGACATGAACGAGGAGATACTGATAAACCAACAACAGCTACTCGAGGTTTTTCGGTCCTTTGATCGCGACAGAAATGGCTACATTACTGCAGTTGAGCTTGCAGGCGCCATGGCTAAAATGGGACAACCTTTGACGTATCGAGAGCTCACTGATATGATCCGGGAGGCTGATACAAACGGAGATGGCGTCATTAGTTTTAATGAGTTTTCATCTATAATGGCCAAGTCTGCTGGGGACTTCTTAGGCCTTACTTTGTTATAA
- the LOC117904552 gene encoding putative phospholipid-transporting ATPase 9 produces MAGGRRKRQHFGRIHAFSCGRASFNGEHSLIGGPGFSRIVFCNDPECFEAGQLKYGGNYVRTTKYTLATYFPKALFEQFRRVANIYFLFCAILSFTALSPYSAFSTVFPLVVVVGVTMGKEAVEDWRRKRQDIEMNNRKVKYHRGDGVFDYAKWMDLKVGDVVKVEKDEFFPADLILLSSSYDDAICYVETTNLDGETNLKLKQALDVTANLLDDSRFENFRAIIKCEDPNANLYSFVGNLQLEEQQFPLTPQQLLLRDSKLRNTDYIYGVVIFTGHDTKVIQNSTAPPSKRSKIERRMDKMVYLLFSALVLLSFIGSVFFGITTSEDLENGVMTRWYLRPDDTTIYYDPKRAPVAAILHFLTALMLYGYLIPISLYVSIEIVKVLQSVFINQDPLMYYEEGDKPARARTSNLNEELGQVDTILSDKTGTLTCNSMEFIKCSIAGTAYGRGITEVERAQARGKETPLAQEVVEDKDNVEEITETKPSIKGYNFIDERITNGNWVNEPRADVIQNFLRLLAVCHTAIPEVDDETGKISYEAESPDEAAFVIGARELGFEFYERTQTSISLHELDPMSGTKVARTYKLMNIIEFSSTRKRMSVIVRNEEGRLLLLSKGADSVMFERLAQDGREFEVQTRLHINEYADAGLRTLVLAYRELDEEEYNEFNEEFSQAKNIVSADREEIIEEVAERIEKDLILLGATAVEDKLQNGVPECIDKLAQAGIKLWVLTGDKMETAINIGFACSLLRQGMKQIIINSETPGIKALEKAGDKSAVDEAAKANVIQQISEGKALLNIASEDSEALALIIDGKSLIYALEDDVKDMFLELAIGCASVICCRSSPKQKALVTRLVKVKTGSTTLAIGDGANDVGMLQEADIGVGISGVEGMQAVMSSDIAIAQFRFLERLLLVHGHWCYRRISSMICYFFYKNIAFGFTLFFFEAYASFSGQAAYNDWYLSLYNVFFTSLPVIAMGVFDQDVAARFCLKFPLLYQEGVQNMLFSWTRILGWAFNGVLSSTLIFFFCACAMEHQAFRKGGEVVGMEIFGAVMFTCVVWVVNCQMALSINYFTLIQHVFIWGSIVFWYIFLLVYGAMDPNISTTAYQVFIEACAPALSFWLVTLFVTVATLLPYFSYAAIQMRFFPMYHQMIQWIRNDGHSEDPEYCQMVRQRSLRSTTVGYTARFSRSKLELPEQI; encoded by the exons ATGGCTGGTGGGAGAAGAAAAAGGCAACACTTTGGTAGAATCCATGCCTTCTCATGTGGGAGAGCATCATTCAATGGTGAACACTCACTGATTGGAGGTCCTGGCTTCTCCAGGATAGTCTTCTGTAATGACCCAGAGTGCTTTGAGGCCGGTCAGCTCAAATATGGAGGCAACTATGTCAGAACTACAAAGTACACACTTGCAACATACTTTCCAAAAGCACTTTTTGAGCAGTTCAGGCGGGTGGCGAACATATATTTCCTCTTCTGTGCAATCTTGTCTTTCACCGCCCTCTCACCTTACTCTGCTTTCAGTACTGTTTTTCCTCTTGTTGTTGTGGTGGGAGTGACAATGGGGAAGGAGGCTGTGGAAGATTGGAGGCGAAAAAGGCAG GATATTGAGATGAACAACAGGAAGGTTAAATACCATCGCGGTGATGGTGTTTTTGATTATGCTAAATGGATGGATTTGAAAGTTGGAGATGTAGTGAAAGTGGAAAAGGATGAATTTTTCCCTGCTGATCTCATATTGCTTTCATCAAGTTACGACGATGCGATTTGCTATGTTGAGACTACAAATCTTGATGGAGAAACCAATTTGAAACTAAAACAAGCACTCGATGTAACTGCAAACTTACTTGATGACTCTAGGTTTGAAAATTTCAGGGCAATCATTAAATGTGAAGATCCAAATGCAAATTTGTACTCCTTTGTTGGAAATTTGCAGCTGGAAGAACAACAGTTCCCTCTTACACCTCAGCAGCTTCTGCTAAGGGACTCAAAGCTACGAAACACAGATTATATCTATGGGGTGGTCATCTTCACAGGGCATGACACAAAggttattcaaaattcaacagcACCTCCATCAAAGAGAAGCAAAATTGAGAGAAGAATGGATAAAATGGTTTACCTTTTGTTTTCTGCATTAGTCCTTCTGTCTTTCATTGGGTCCGTTTTCTTTGGGATTACAACTAGCGAGGACCTAGAAAATGGAGTGATGACAAGATGGTATCTGAGGCCAGATGATACTACAATTTACTATGATCCAAAAAGAGCTCCAGTTGCAGCAATTTTGCATTTCTTGACTGCCCTTATGCTGTATGGATACTTGATCCCCATTTCCTTGTATGTGTCAATAGAAATTGTGAAAGTTCTCCAGAGTGTTTTCATCAATCAGGATCCGCTCATGTACTATGAGGAAGGTGACAAGCCAGCACGAGCACGTACCTCAAATTTGAATGAGGAGCTTGGCCAAGTTGATACTATACTTTCTGATAAAACAGGAACCTTGACTTGCAACTCAATGGAATTTATCAAGTGTTCTATTGCTGGGACTGCTTATGGCCGTGGAATTACAGAGGTCGAAAGGGCTCAGGCTAGGGGGAAAGAGACGCCTTTAGCTCAGGAGGTTGTAGAAGACAAGGACAATGTTGAGGAGATTACTGAAACAAAGCCTTCCATTAAAGGgtataattttattgatgaaagGATCACAAATGGTAACTGGGTTAATGAGCCTCGCGCAGATGTCATTCAGAATTTCTTAAGGTTGCTGGCAGTCTGTCATACTGCCATACCTGAAGTGGATGATGAAACAGGGAAAATCTCCTATGAAGCTGAATCACCAGATGAGGCAGCATTTGTTATTGGAGCAAGAGAACTGGGGtttgaattttatgaaagaaCTCAAACGAGCATCTCGCTGCATGAGTTGGATCCTATGTCTGGCACAAAGGTTGCAAG GACATACAAACTTATGAACATCATAGAATTCAGTAGTACAAGAAAGAGGATGTCTGTGATTGTAAGAAATGAGGAGGGAAGGCTGCTGCTACTTTCTAAAGGTGCTGACAG TGTCATGTTTGAGAGGCTTGCTCAAGATGGAAGAGAGTTTGAAGTACAGACTAGGCTGCACATTAATGAGTATGCTGATGCTGGTTTGAGGACTTTGGTACTTGCATATCGAGAACTTGATGAGGAAGAATACAATGAGTTCAACGAGGAATTCTCTCAAGCCAAGAACATAGTCAGTGCAGATCGTGAGGAGATTATTGAGGAAGTGGCAGAAAGGATTGAGAAAGACTTGATTCTTCTTGGTGCTACTGCTGTTGAAGACAAACTCCAAAATGGG GTTCCTGAGTGCATTGACAAGCTTGCACAAGCTGGAATAAAGTTATGGGTTCTGACTGGAGATAAGATGGAGACTGCAATAAATATTGG GTTTGCCTGTAGTTTGCTTAGACAAGGaatgaagcaaataataataaattcagaAACTCCAGGAATTAAAGCACTGGAGAAAGCAGGGGATAAGTCTGCTGTCGATGAG GCAGCGAAGGCGAATGTCATTCAACAGATAAGTGAGGGTAAGGCACTGCTTAACATAGCAAGTGAAGACTCCGAGGCATTGGCTTTGATCATTGATGGGAAGTCACTCATTTATGCTCTGGAGGACGATGTCAAGGACATGTTTCTAGAGCTAGCCATTGGCTGTGCATCTGTTATCTGCTGCCGCTCATCACCTAAACAGAAAGCACTT GTTACAAGGCTGGTTAAAGTAAAAACAGGGAGCACAACATTAGCAATTGGTGATGGGGCAAATGATGTTGGAATGCTTCAAGAAGCAGATATTGGGGTTGGTATCAGTGGGGTTGAAGGAATGCAG GCAGTTATGTCAAGTGACATTGCAATTGCACAGTTCCGGTTTTTGGAGCGCTTGCTACTTGTGCATGGACATTGGTGTTATAGACGGATCTCGTCTATG ATATGCTATTTCTTCTACAAAAACATTGCATTTGGATTTACACTCTTCTTCTTTGAAGCATATGCTTCATTCTCTGGTCAAGCTGCCTACAATGATTGGTACTTGTCGCTCTATAACGTCTTCTTCACATCACTTCCTGTGATTGCCATGGGAGTGTTTGATCAAGACGTCGCTGCGCGCTTTTGTCTCAAG TTCCCTCTGCTATACCAAGAAGGTGTACAGAATATGCTATTCAGCTGGACCAGAATCCTTGGCTGGGCATTTAATGGGGTTTTGAGCTCCACcttgattttcttcttctgCGCCTGTGCAATGGAGCATCAAGCCTTCCGCAAAGGCGGGGAGGTGGTTGGCATGGAAATCTTTGGGGCAGTAATGTTTACATGCGTGGTTTGGGTTGTCAACTGTCAGATGGCACTCTCCATCAACTATTTCACACTAATTCAGCATGTCTTCATCTGGGGTAGCATTGTTTTTTGGTATATATTCCTCTTGGTATATGGGGCCATGGACCCCAACATCTCCACGACCGCCTACCAGGTCTTCATTGAAGCCTGTGCACCAGCTCTATCTTTCTGGCTTGTCACACTCTTTGTAACTGTTGCCACCCTCCTTCCATACTTCAGTTATGCTGCCATTCAAATGAGGTTTTTCCCCATGTATCATCAGATGATTCAATGGATAAGAAATGACGGACACTCTGAGGACCCTGAGTATTGCCAAATGGTAAGGCAGAGATCATTGCGATCCACAACAGTAGGTTATACCGCACGTTTCAGTCGCTCCAAATTGGAGCTTCCAGAGCAGATATGA